The genome window TTGAGCACTTGGGAATACGGTGCTATGATCGACATTTCGGATGTTGTGGGCATTCCTGAGACATTCATGATCAACCTGCACCCGCACACTTGGCAGGACGAGAAATACAAAGGTGCTGACGGCAGCGGTATTTCTACAAATAAAGAAGGCGGACAAACTGTGATCGTTCGCGGAATTCAGCAATAACACTTCTCAGCAAGCTTATAGAAGGCCTTTTCGGAGGGCCTTCTATCTTATTTTACATTCACCATGAAAAAATTTGTCCTGGCCATTTGTGCAGGCATCGCCGTTTTCACATTCCAGTTATGCAAGCCGGAACAGAAGCCGCATGAAATTGTATATCAACATTTTGTCACCGACCTGGACTCGCTGATTTCAATGAATGATGCGTTTCTGGAAAAAGTGAAGGCAAAACCGGGGCAAAAAGCATTGCAAAACGACTTTCTCAAAATCCGTCTTCAATACAAAAAAACAGAGGCTTTTGCCGAATATTTCTTTCCTACCACAGTCAGAATGATCAATGGTGCGCCGCTGGATGAGATTGAGGATGAGGAGAATGCAGTTTTCGAGCCGGGTGGCTTGCAGGTGATTGAAGAGCTGATTTATACGGATGAACCTGTGGATCAGGAAGAACTGGTGCGACATTCGCGCAAGATGCAGGTCAATGTGAAGCGGATTAAAATGCTTTGGAAAGACATTGTGATCACAGATTCGCATGTTCTGGATGCATTAAGGCTGGAAATGTTCCGGCTGATCAGTCTGGGAATTTCCGGATTCGACACGCCGGCTTCGGGCAATGCGTTGGCGGAGAGCGAAGTTGTTTTAACATCATTTCAACATTATGCACAACCTTACAAAAGCACATTACCCCAGTTTTCGGCGCTGGATAAGCAGGCTGAGGAGGCTATTGCTTTCTTGAAAAAGGGTGCAAATTTCAACGACTTCGATCGCGCTGCATTCATTACTGACCACATTAATCCGCTTTGCAACACCTTGCACCAGAACCAAGAATCGGCTGGCATCCCGTTCATGAACGACCGCAAGCTTTTGAGCGGTAAGGCGGCTACAATTTTTGATAAGAATGCATTCAATCCCGAGGCATTGCTGTCGGACGCCAGGTTCAGCGCAACGGCGGACCGGGTTGCGTTGGGAAAAACATTGTTTTACGATAGCCGGATTTCGGGCGACGGCAAAACAAACTGCGGCTCCTGCCATCAGCCTGGAAAGGCTTATGCCGATGGGTTGAAAACGAGCAAAGGTTTTGATAATAAGTTTGTTAGCCGTAATGCGCCGAGCATTATGTATGCATCATTACAGCAGGCATTATTTTACGATCTGCGTGCGCCTTCGCTGGAAGATCAGGCGGCGGATGTGATCCATAATAAGCTCGAAATGCACGGTTCAATGGAAGATGTGGCTAAATTGGTGGCGACGGACGAACATTACAAGCACGATTTCAAGAAAGCTTACCCGGATCTGGAAGTGATCAAACCCGTTCATATCCAGAATGCACTGGCGGCTTTTGTGCGTTCATTAAACCCGTTCAATTCGCCGTTTGATAAATACATGCGGGGTGATAAAAAGGCGCTTACGGATGATCAGGTGGCGGGTTTCAATGTTTTTATGGGCAAAGCCAAATGCGGGACCTGTCACTTTGTGCCATTATTCAACGGAACCGTTCCGCCCGATTTCCAGCGCACGGAATCCGAAGTTTTGGGTGTGACCACGGATGCGAAATGGAAAAATGCGAAGCTGGACAATGATCCGGGCAGGGGCGTGCACGACCAGTTTCCGCAGTGGAAAAATGCATTTAAAACCAGCACCTTGAGAAATATCGCCAAAACGGCTCCCTATATGCACAACGGCGCTTTTACAACATTGCAGGAAGTGATGGAGTTTTACAACGAAGGCGGCGGGGCAGGACTGGGGCTGGATGTCCCTAATCAGACACTGGCGGCCGATAAATTGAACCTGACGCAGCCCGAAATAGCCAGCGTTATCTCTTTTATGGAGGCCCTTACCGACGATGTGGAATGATCATTCCAAAACTTTCCCTTTTTCGAGCCGTAATGTTTTGGTAACGCAGCTCGGGATTTCGTTGGGATAATGCGAAACGTAAATCAATGTCCGCTCCGGCGTGTCGCAAATCGCATCGACCACGGCTTTGAAATATTCGATCGCATCCGCGTCCAAACCTTGGCAAGGTTCGTCCAGGATCAGTAAAGGCGGATTTTTGACCAAAGCCCGCGCCAGCAGAACCATACGCTGCTGTCCTTTGGAGAGTTCTGAAAACTTTTTCTCAATCAAATGATCCACATGCAAAAGCGCCGCCACTTCATGCACGCGTTCGATTTGCTGTTCGGTTAATTTTTTGAAAAATACGCCTGTCGCATCGAAAAAGCCGGAAGCTATGGTTTTGAAAACACTCGTTTCTTTTGGAAAATAAAGGTGCAACTCTGGGGAAACGTGCCCGATTTTCTGCTTAATGTCCCAGATCGAAGCGCCAGCGCCTCCTCTTTTTTGATCAAACAAATCATAATCATTGGCAAACCGCTGCGGGTTATCGGCGGTGATAATGCTGAGCAATGTCGATTTTCCCGAGCCATTAGGACCAGAAAGCGCCCATTTTTCACCTTTTGCAATTTTCCAGTTTACATGATCGAGAATAAGCTGATCGTGATAGCGAACGTGAATGTCGCGCATATCAATAGCATAGTTGAAGTCAATGTGCTGTGGCAGACCGAAATGAGCCAGCTTTTCCGGGTCGGGCTTTGGGTTGTGAATGTGCGTTGCGGAAGCTGTTTTATAATCTCTTATGTCGCGTTGAGCTGTAATTTGGCCTTCTTTTAGTTCCAGCACGTGCGTAATGCAAGGCGGAATCTCTGTGGCAGTGGTTGCCATAATGATCGTTACGCCGGATTGCGCCAGTTCCGTCAGCGCATTGCGCAGCACTTCCCTCGAATGCACATCAAGGCCGCTGAATGCATTGTCGAGGATTAGTATCTCAGGCTTTTTTAAAAGTGATTTAGCCAAAAGCATCCGCCTTGTTTCTCCATTTGATAGTGTAACAAATGGGTGATCAAGCAAATGCGTGATCGATAGGAGCGAAGCAACATTGTTGAGTTCTTCATCACTGACCGTGGCCGGAGCCAGCTGCACCGAGTTTTCATTCACCGTTCCGACGGGTTTCAACTGGTCCGTCAAAATGGCCCTTACCGATGGCGCGCGCTCGCTTTCGTAAGCGTGAAAGCGCTGCTGATAGTATTCCGCCCCGGCACTTACAATGCGGTTGAACGAATAATCATTAGAAACAAGCTCAATCGCCTGCCGCAGTTGAGTTTGCAAATTATAGCTGATTTTCCCCTTCACAACAGGCCACTTACCCGCAATAACGTCCAGCAGAATCGTCTTCCCGGAGCCATTCGGGCCGATAATTGCCCAATGCTGTCCCGGTTCTACATTCCAGTCGATATCAGATAAAACAGTAGTATTGAATTTGCGGGCAGAAACGCCCAAAAGAGAAACAAGTGCCATGTAAACGCCAAAATCAATGAGCAGGCAAAGATAGGAGCAATGATTGTTTAGAAAAAAATACAAGGATAAGATCGTGCAGGGAATCAGTAAACCGTTTGCTGGTTCTTGCCTGCCGAAGGCTAACTAGATACGTAGCAATTAATGGGAAAGCTATACTATTGGTTATCGCTTAAATCCTATCTATCAATCAAATGCAGGAACAATTTACATCTAAACCTGGCTTACAAAGTCTAAAAGCATTAGCCAAATCGGGCGGCCTCGCAGGCATGTTGTCGATCACCTCCTATCTGACGATCGCATTCACCTCTTTGCCGGATCCCATCGTGTTTTTCCTGGCTATGGCCTTTCCCATCTTAGGGATCGTTTTTCTGTTTGCGCTGATGGAATATATCCACTTTTACAATCCTTCCTATGCCAATAGACTTGGGTTTGTGTTTGGCAGCCTGGCGTTTACAATCTGCGCTGCTTTCCTCTCGGCTCAGCTCGCAGTGCAAGTCGGGGTTCACATTGAAAATACTCAGGTAGCAACCCAGGAGGCCAGATTTGTGAAGGAATCCATTCGGTTGATCGATATGGGGATGGATGTTGCCTGGGATATGTTTATCGGCACTTACCTGGTCTTATTACTGATCTCATCGCGCAGGCTGAAAGAGTTGCGTTTTTGGGGATTTGCACTAGGGATATTGGGAATCGCACTCATGATTTTAAATACAATCACTTTCCCAAATCCGCCTGCTGAAAGCGGTTTGTTTGATTTAGGGCCATTTATCGCCATAGGCTTATTTGCATTAGCCGGTCAGACATTCAGGCTTGGCTTGCTTCGCGAATAATAAAAATCCGGATTTGCTCTGATATAAGCGAATCCGGAGCGTAGTAAGTGGATTGTGACCTTCTTATTGAAAAACTTCAAGATTAAGCTGTTTAGTCAATGCACCTGCAAAAGCAGACATGTCGTCTGATGTGCGGCTGGTGATCAGTCCGTTATCGGTTACAACATCTTGGTCCACCCATCTTGCGCCTGCATTTTCCAGGTCTTGACGGATGGAGCCGTAGGAAGTAATAATGCGTCCTAAAACTACATCGGCATCGATCAGGATTTGCGGCCCATGACCAATAGCAGCAACTGGCTTGCCCGATGCAAAGAAAGACTTCACAAATTCGACAGCCCGGCTGTTCATTCGAAGCGCATTCATTCCCAAAACACCGCCTGGCAATAACAATGCGTCATAGTAATCGGCACGCGCCAGCGTAAGCGGCACATCCACATCGTGTTTTTCACCCCAGTCAAGATGACTCCATCCCCTGACATTGTTTTTATTAGGGGAAATAAGATGAGTGGTTGCTCCTTTTTGATTTAGGACTTTTCTGGGGCAGGTCATTTCTACCTGCTCAAATCCATCCGCCACCAGAATAGCAACTTTGATAGAATTTAATGACTGTTCCACGGGATTTATAAGGGATTTAAGGGTTAGATTATTTGATTATTAAATTGCACAAAAATTATGCCAAAAGCGAAGTTCCGGTTGCTTGTCGAATTGCACAACGAAATGTTGTTCCCGTTCAAAAGGTGTGGTGCAAACCGAGAAAAGTGTGATCCCAGTGAAAAAACAAAACGAGCAGCATTGCTGCTGCTCGTTTGAATATTAATTTTCCAAGATTTTAGATCTCTACATTGCCGACGTTCTCGAAGATCAGATCGCCTTTGGAATTAAGCTCCATCATGATCACAGAATCCTTAGCAACCTGTCCGCTTAATATGCCTTTGGACAGCTCATTCAGGATCCGGCGCTGCATCACCCGTTTTAAAGGACGTGCCCCGAACGCAGGGTCAAATCCATCTTCACCCAGTTTTGTAAGCGCTTCGTCCGTTGCATCAAGCGTAATTCCCTGGTCTTGAAGCATCTTTTGAATGCCTTTAAACTGGATATCAACAATCTTACGAATGTTTTTCAATGTAAGCGGTTCAAAAAGAACGATCTCATCGATCCGGTTCAAGAACTCAGGCCTTACCGAAGCTTTCAGCAGATCCAGGACAGCTTGTTTGGCTTCTTCCACAACCAGTGTGTGGTTCCAGCCTTCGTCTTCGGCGAATTTCTCCTGGATAATGTGGCTGCCAATGTTCGAAGTCATGATAATGATCGTGTTCTTGAAATTGGCAACACGGCCTTTGTTATCAGTTAAGCGGCCTTCATCCAAAACCTGCAAAAGAATGTTCCAGACATCCGGATGGCCTTTTTCAATCTCATCCAGCAGGATCACGCTGTAAGGTTTGCGACGAACAGCTTCGGTCAATTGTCCGCCTTCATCATAACCCACATATCCCGGAGGCGCACCTACCAGTCTGCTTACCGAATGGCGCTCCTGATATTCACTCATATCGATCCGGACAACTGCATTTTCGTCATTGAACAGATATTCTGCGAGTGTTTTAGCCAATTCAGTTTTACCCACACCAGTCGGGCCCAGGAAGAGGAAGCTTCCGATCGGGCGTTTTGCATCCTGCAAACCAGCCCGGCTCCGTCTTACCGCATCAGCAACCACTTCAATCGCTTCTTCCTGCCCCGCAACACGGTTATGGAGATGACTTTCGAGTTGCAGCAATTTCTCGCGGTCGCTTTGGAGCATTTTGCTCACCGGAATACCCGTCCATTTCGCAACCACTTCCGCAA of Dyadobacter chenhuakuii contains these proteins:
- a CDS encoding cytochrome-c peroxidase, yielding MKKFVLAICAGIAVFTFQLCKPEQKPHEIVYQHFVTDLDSLISMNDAFLEKVKAKPGQKALQNDFLKIRLQYKKTEAFAEYFFPTTVRMINGAPLDEIEDEENAVFEPGGLQVIEELIYTDEPVDQEELVRHSRKMQVNVKRIKMLWKDIVITDSHVLDALRLEMFRLISLGISGFDTPASGNALAESEVVLTSFQHYAQPYKSTLPQFSALDKQAEEAIAFLKKGANFNDFDRAAFITDHINPLCNTLHQNQESAGIPFMNDRKLLSGKAATIFDKNAFNPEALLSDARFSATADRVALGKTLFYDSRISGDGKTNCGSCHQPGKAYADGLKTSKGFDNKFVSRNAPSIMYASLQQALFYDLRAPSLEDQAADVIHNKLEMHGSMEDVAKLVATDEHYKHDFKKAYPDLEVIKPVHIQNALAAFVRSLNPFNSPFDKYMRGDKKALTDDQVAGFNVFMGKAKCGTCHFVPLFNGTVPPDFQRTESEVLGVTTDAKWKNAKLDNDPGRGVHDQFPQWKNAFKTSTLRNIAKTAPYMHNGAFTTLQEVMEFYNEGGGAGLGLDVPNQTLAADKLNLTQPEIASVISFMEALTDDVE
- a CDS encoding ATP-binding cassette domain-containing protein, which codes for MALVSLLGVSARKFNTTVLSDIDWNVEPGQHWAIIGPNGSGKTILLDVIAGKWPVVKGKISYNLQTQLRQAIELVSNDYSFNRIVSAGAEYYQQRFHAYESERAPSVRAILTDQLKPVGTVNENSVQLAPATVSDEELNNVASLLSITHLLDHPFVTLSNGETRRMLLAKSLLKKPEILILDNAFSGLDVHSREVLRNALTELAQSGVTIIMATTATEIPPCITHVLELKEGQITAQRDIRDYKTASATHIHNPKPDPEKLAHFGLPQHIDFNYAIDMRDIHVRYHDQLILDHVNWKIAKGEKWALSGPNGSGKSTLLSIITADNPQRFANDYDLFDQKRGGAGASIWDIKQKIGHVSPELHLYFPKETSVFKTIASGFFDATGVFFKKLTEQQIERVHEVAALLHVDHLIEKKFSELSKGQQRMVLLARALVKNPPLLILDEPCQGLDADAIEYFKAVVDAICDTPERTLIYVSHYPNEIPSCVTKTLRLEKGKVLE
- a CDS encoding type 1 glutamine amidotransferase domain-containing protein; amino-acid sequence: MEQSLNSIKVAILVADGFEQVEMTCPRKVLNQKGATTHLISPNKNNVRGWSHLDWGEKHDVDVPLTLARADYYDALLLPGGVLGMNALRMNSRAVEFVKSFFASGKPVAAIGHGPQILIDADVVLGRIITSYGSIRQDLENAGARWVDQDVVTDNGLITSRTSDDMSAFAGALTKQLNLEVFQ